The window CCCCGCTCGCGGTCGGCGTTCTCCAAGTCGGCCATCGTCGGCATTTGCTTGCCTTGCAGTTCGTAAACGTAGCGCAAGACTTCAGCAACTGCCGCATACCGATCGGCCGGCACCGGGTAGCCTATCTCGGCTTCCTTATAGAGTGCACGCGCCAGCTCTTTGCGTTCGACCACGGGGATATGGTTTTCCAAGGCCAGTCGTCGAATTCTTTGCGCGACGGTGCCTGCTCCCTTGGCTACTACCACCGGGGCCGACATCTCGTAGGGATCGTATTTCAACGCAATCGCCAGTTCGGTCGGGTTAGTCACGACGACATCAGCCGTGGGTACATCGGTCGACATGCGGTTCATTGCCAGTTGCCGTGCCACCTGGCGACGTTTGGCCACAATCTGCGGGTCACCCTGCATCGTCTTGATTTCTTCGCGAACCTCTTCCTTGGTCATCATCATATCTTGCTCGGCCTTCCATACCTGGTAGGCGTAGTCGAGTATGGCCAGAATGACCAGCGCAGCGGCGATCTTCATCGAGGTCCACAGCGACGTATCGAGCAGGTACCGGGCCACCTCCATGGTGCTCATTGCCGAAAGTCCGAGAATGGTCTCCATCTCAAACCAAAGTGTCACGCCAGCGACGACTGAGATGATAATGACTTTGCCGATGCCAAAAATCAGCTTCAT is drawn from Bremerella alba and contains these coding sequences:
- the flhB gene encoding flagellar biosynthesis protein FlhB, encoding MADQEKTEEASQHRREQAREKGQVPKSQDLVSAVMLAAALSALMFFGRDLIDFLGQLTRDELGTVPPLNPTDMWATNHTATAFWRLAMVMLPILAVLFLAAVAINLMQSGVMFLPDKLGFDWNRVNPASGIQRMFSLTNFMKLIFGIGKVIIISVVAGVTLWFEMETILGLSAMSTMEVARYLLDTSLWTSMKIAAALVILAILDYAYQVWKAEQDMMMTKEEVREEIKTMQGDPQIVAKRRQVARQLAMNRMSTDVPTADVVVTNPTELAIALKYDPYEMSAPVVVAKGAGTVAQRIRRLALENHIPVVERKELARALYKEAEIGYPVPADRYAAVAEVLRYVYELQGKQMPTMADLENADRERGRAA